A single genomic interval of Aedes aegypti strain LVP_AGWG chromosome 1, AaegL5.0 Primary Assembly, whole genome shotgun sequence harbors:
- the LOC23687431 gene encoding mucin-5AC isoform X3 codes for MIYGILSPPGPFLTPSPSPSVPASPRLQPSPSQSPFQQHQPQDVLLVTNSNVVGSLTQEPDRKLGITNRRQSFNQFPQQQQQPLQQQQQQFSNSSPNAGTVVYRPSPTQSPAGAATYSITTIPGNEFNTTLVGSNNISLNKKGRKSSSASVIHQPALIQSQQHTFIQSHAGHGHGTTIGAPACSPKAAKKALQPHIQHQQQQAQTVSFVGSPIASPSPIASPNGSILVTTSSHGGLGGSIIVGSAGHTPGRTASTSAGPGASAQLRPPTPQPVIQQYPVMGAGNQIVQIFQGSQFITQQPAVSQNQAQHQHSAQGQSQQLQNRQTIISQSPQPQHIVSQPLHTSQHQHTQQQQFIQQIITSSPSANTSPSSSASMSVAGGTVIIGGHKQSKVHQQILPKPVTPSVSPSPGSAHQSPQQQMQPTFSPVSLSTSIHKPMMAQPKTTMVNHMPTQIQVTQTTTGGQFVTQAGQQQAQQGSAQQPQLVATPQTTPTATPTQAPTAAPQNGSSIILPTGNLNAQPLLLNQMPVIVQQNTPQGVQLILRPPTPQLAAPSLVIHNTRPQLQQAQPQQVLRILNTNGAMQLAAAPTFIVSSQGNLVQQNIPGLKTNQGVPLAQIQGLQGQRQPQQITAAINQHLLSQGVAQIQNLQLNGNLTQIQVPNGLNGQLLTTLPAQFQQGVGSFSLQNQNINLNQIGNANFSQIAAAAAASGATFTSPPPPTVQTSTHQGDIVNTQSIQFTTAQPVGSATQHSSQGQILGNSSVEGQLASHLQINTSVTPEPIRQPTPIMTTASGQQVFVTDSKGQQHQIQNQPQTQHYFSGSAIQQQPVQMQPVQQLQPKFETEKPKKERKSKKKKVTQPPIATAAPIIVTPSPMVTSQVPIISSSTISSTSNSMSYAEPMTSPPTSPTLTNTHTSTGKLDLANLMKISGIGIEDDDFMDTDEPPPVPPPPPLVQTTTNQQPPDYSNVVMQNESSVKEQLMSPPPAPLPPTTTDIMITIPASAAGSNVDFPYTISIPTSGLDGQDVQSKTSLSNDLQPKSLSSQQPLQLPPSQVLHQSGQEPPPFMITIDPSNDPNSAQPYTISIPRVSGGSPEETKMISVATVAPTPTAGTVTSSTSVITSSSQNTFCVNSLMNNVLNTQVTPNLQSQINEIQNQLIQAAASSVSLAPTSAPVISQSYMTTHPHTLISTSSITTPIVTTTITSPVTTSMIISPSKPSVTPSKKKSGGSKKNGKKLVDKTFETINTSVPTQIGNIQISQIDGTTVNNNKTTKGAINNQIQITPILDNKAPGHQFQGHMQSTNTVQINPTSIVQPTQPIQTIPNQASTLPQPVQQNSTLQPQHLQLPTAPPQIQQPSAQGILSQLTGALSLSLAENNHLILKHDINSPQDSQSQMILQAILSGALGNVSLVNEPSKPTPPSNPAPMVSQPAPVTAIQQPPKTIAAVSGQIQQKNVIVTNTQNHPNASGQFMPSFSPQSSSIVTSSSSTPIIQQPQQHQQPPQLVHQHHAIHTQPSHVTQSLKEVRKHESIPVEPPQPAPQPPPPQQTIVINSNAPKIVELPKIEPNQQLFSLNTLTNQITQLSPGQTTAALGPMERLLIVPTGINSQQLAQCLLQGQIHFNNIGPVTQSSDPKLHSAPPLPPQPPPMQQPIFQGQQQQQQQQLVIQNNPNFKPNQVPSTVPAVANKQVVNHQIKAEKPKRSRSKKSDKQPAKTSLVKVNPVSSGLPPNVILQPGQHAQPILAEDGTKIGTKIVGMVNPNNFVTNPVPTASAPPIAQVQPQQQIQIGTKITNNKTLTTSVVSAAGAIQCNNLIVTHASNAANGTTAINSSNLSISSNNSSSSSSSVNVCVQPNNVLSGSSLSTTSSKKGKVHPQPTTQSMMMNQMPPLVSVNSGSIPTTNSTIGAPSLVPRVQTIQLTPQKQQLLKNVQQQIQILSAKLQNVNLLSTLNIPADFDNNNPTYNKPLPILSNIQGMTDSEITLALQRLFIEQQKILATGKIIPTITTGHALPVPPPPTPIIGAPNSGGAVMSNDLKPHQAIVSPITVTPTSANAAVYQGGANIQTIPSPIQISSPQVVKQDTMIPTTSASNYASTIVTSSNSSMSITITNSLPIQQARGTQPKLSGTSGTSIIPISTALPPQTSVTITQAPQMVSPSIVKPNAKIAPPQHQIILNNKNITLTSTPSNIPMPSLVPTQPHHPQSMSVTKIELPPTPPPSLLSSQNRSNTPVPPPLVPTSMSINNQNKHFTGQSIVIVSGSQAILTNSLPQNVTGVGINSKTSIIPTSVGNVTVQPNPSLQFQLQQPQQPMNIVPPPLITMASAPAMAASSVITTTAGIQQASSSVMVTPVSTLPSTSASNNGISGPEQSVPCSSIPVPISCSVTSTSTTSSSFSSSTVTPSAPPIVTTTIPGNHKPVVVVARSSLFERQISVDQDACTRPDTTTPFLNKQDAVKRLIRYHCMYEERCEENEDEENAFKAMAQEFPVIYRNMVNKYQYLLMQESMRHVRTAELMMVDRMLNSDVENEILEMQLKINEYMNPSLNELHMNVESQQAHPMHLQGQALQQPPIPVTVEEYKVKKEEIQNIGSPHAPQYLPEGSNSCSMQPSTSNTSLLAIKTEIKSEGNPTDELVAYRHHSSSSQHHTVQLASTIVKSNAMKPSSEILKKEMDSFDDIESEITPSFIMKKCDSVPPVTVAQQAPPAPPSLSYFNHVGESHNVNQNPSARIDVNRASESYDEWLCIQKELNLPSERREHLAKNIKSPEEEIIEKQLDDLFNPSSEGKDSEVSRSQVDSPLADFFNAHQQDSGVGGSAGGSSVPSDKSVENRLEALFGSTPLHNRSSEDNSPEAVDEKQNNLMETRLEALFQSGESALDNSSFLHKTNNFEMIQTQITQKRHWNTSECDWEDSGSSGKRQCLPGNPSRAHDDDHRWLLECTQAQNQSHSNHHIAGLRGHTQVQQDVNALNAGNNHILNDNGNGNGHIPNTNTSTSGSSTNTKRTSWNGDILLASATGDLDMLDTNLSLSLNNLNSMCGSVGIMTSDAPSSHHGSIKSSKNCFHSPVLGAENCDDTNLIGLGTGGGLNNSSHSHSQSSKLNYIDRDILGLDGSNDTSKSSHQQSMPHSVANDLQHQLSHINFDASGGQLNFDDDINRQVQNAIDSILNLQSNDSEAALHFSLDQSFLADSPQSVQRPPSSNKRKYHHINRMDDINDCLSAVMDDGGDNHGVHNHHQQQQQQHLQNHFNHVHHQSHNHQQLLHHHQHHQAQTEGASPVVDEAGTSTGDGRANTDLPVKTIIKS; via the exons ATGATATATG GTATTTTGTCTCCTCCGGGTCCATTCTTAACGCCGAGTCCATCGCCATCGGTACCAGCGAGCCCAAGGTTGCAACCTTCGCCATCTCAGTCACCATTTCAGCAACATCAACCGCAAGATGTCCTGCTGGTAACAAACAGCAACGTTGTAGGCAGCTTGACTCAGGAGCCG GACCGGAAGCTTGGGATCACCAATCGACGTCAATCTTTCAATCAGTTCcctcagcagcagcaacagccactccagcagcagcagcaacagttcAGTAACAGCAGTCCTAATGCTGGCACGGTGGTTTATCGTCCGAGCCCAACGCAGTCGCCGGCTGGAGCGGCAACCTATAGCATTACAACTATACCTGGCAATGAGTTCAACACTACACTTGTAGGGTCCAATAATATCTCGCTAAATAAG AAGGGTCGCAAATCTTCCTCAGCGAGTGTGATCCATCAACCTGCGCTTATCCAGTCGCAGCAACATACCTTTATCCAGTCACATGCAGGTCATGGACATGGGACAACTATCGGTGCTCCTGCATGTAGCCCGAAAGCGGCGAAAAAAGCCTTACAACCGCATATCCAACATCAGCAGCAACAAGCGCAAACTGTTTCCTTCGTTGGAAGCCCGATTGCGAGCCCCAGTCCGATTGCGAGTCCCAACGGATCGATTCTGGTTACAACAAGTAGCCACGGCGGCTTGGGTGGTAGTATTATTGTTGGCAGCGCTGGACATACTCCCGGCAGAACAGCATCAACGTCGGCTGGCCCTGGGGCATCAGCACAATTAAGGCCTCCTACGCCACAGCCTGTGATACAACAG TATCCTGTTATGGGTGCCGGCAATCAAATAGTGCAAATATTCCAAGGTTCTCAATTCATTACTCAACAACCTGCTGTGTCACAAAATCAGGCACAACACCAACATTCTGCGCAAGGGCAATCccaacaacttcaaaatcgTCAAACGATCATATCGCAATCCCCACAACCGCAGCATATAGTTTCTCAGCCGTTGCATACGTCTCAGCATCAACATACACAACAGCAGCAGTTCATACAGCAGATTATTACGTCTTCTCCGTCCGCTAATACATCTCCGTCGTCATCTGCATCGATGAGCGTTGCAGGAGGAACAGTCATAATCGGAGGGCATAAACAGTCGAAAGTTCATCAACAGATCTTGCCTAAACCAGTGACTCCTTCAGTATCTCCATCGCCGGGATCGGCACACCAGAGTCCGCAACAACAAATGCAACCAACATTCAGTCCCGTATCGCTGAGTACCTCTATTCATAAACCAATGATGGCACAGCCCAAAACTACGATGGTAAATCACATGCCAACCCAAATACAAGTAACACAAACAACAACTGGTGGCCAATTTGTGACTCAGGCAGGCCAACAACAAGCTCAACAAGGTTCTGCACAGCAACCTCAGTTGGTGGCTACTCCACAAACAACTCCAACTGCTACTCCGACACAAGCTCCAACAGCAGCACCACAAAATGGAAGTTCAATTATTCTACCAACTGGGAATTTGAACGCACAACCTCTCCTGCTCAATCAAATGCCGGTAATTGTACAGCAGAACACTCCACAAGGTGTCCAGTTGATATTGAGACCTCCCACACCACAATTAGCTGCCCCTAGCTTGGTTATTCATAACACTAGGCCACAACTTCAGCAAGCACAACCCCAGCAAGTCTTACGGATATTGAACACTAATGGGGCAATGCAATTGGCTGCTGCTCCAACCTTCATCGTGTCTTCTCAGGGAAACCTAGTGCAACAGAATATACCAGGGTTGAAAACTAACCAAGGTGTACCGTTAGCTCAAATTCAAGGACTACAAGGACAAAGGCAGCCACAGCAAATTACGGCAGCTATTAATCAACATTTGCTCAGTCAGGGTGTagctcaaattcaaaatttgcagTTAAATGGAAATTTAACCCAAATTCAGGTGCCAAATGGATTGAATGGGCAACTGTTGACAACTTTACCTGCACAGTTTCAACAAGGTGTTGGAAGCTTCAGTTTGCAAAATCAAAATATCAACCTTAATCAGATTGGGAATGCGAACTTTTCACAAATTGCAGCTGCGGCTGCAGCTAGTGGAGCTACGTTTACTTCACCTCCTCCACCAACGGTCCAAACATCTACCCATCAAGGCGATATTGTGAACACACAGAGTATACAATTTACAACGGCACAACCTGTAGGTTCTGCGACACAACATTCATCACAAGGACAAATACTTGGAAATTCATCTGTAGAAGGACAACTGGCATCCCATTTGCAAATTAATACTTCGGTAACGCCCGAACCAATTCGTCAACCAACACCAATTATGACGACGGCAAGTGGGCAACAAGTCTTCGTAACAGATTCAAAAGGGCAGCAACACCAAATACAAAATCAGCCCCAAACACAACATTATTTTAGCGGAAGCGCAATCCAACAGCAACCTGTACAGATGCAACCTGTTCAGCAACTCCAACCAAAGTTTGAAACTGAAAAGCCCAAAAAAGAGCGTAAAAGTAAAAAGAAAAAAGTTACGCAACCTCCAATAGCTACAGCAGCACCCATTATTGTTACTCCGAGCCCTATGGTCACGAGTCAAGTTCCAATAATCAGTTCTTCAACGATCTCTTCTACTTCGAATTCAATGTCCTACGCCGAACCAATGACGTCGCCTCCAACATCTCCCACATTAACAAATACTCATACTTCTACTGGAAAATTAGATCTTgctaatttgatgaaaatatcgGGTATTGGCATTGAAGACGACGATTTTATGGACACTGATGAACCGCCACCTGTACCACCGCCTCCACCTTTGGTGCAAACCACAACGAACCAACAGCCTCCAGATTACTCTAACGTTGTGATGCAGAATGAATCGTCGGTTAAAGAACAATTAATGTCTCCCCCACCTGCACCATTGCCGCCAACTACCACCGATATTATGATTACAATTCCAGCCAGTGCTGCCGGGTCGAATGTTGATTTTCCCTATACTATATCGATTCCCACTTCTGGGCTTGATGGACAAGATGTGCAATCAAAGACATCTTTGTCAAATGATCTTCAACCAAAATCACTAAGTTCTCAACAGCCACTGCAGCTGCCACCATCGCAAGTGCTGCACCAGTCTGGACAGGAACCTCCACCTTTCATGATAACAATCGATCCTTCCAATGATCCCAATTCAGCTCAACCATACACGATCTCAATACCTCGGGTATCTGGAGGCAGTCCAGAAGAAACAAAAATGATTAGTGTTGCTACTGTTGCTCCAACACCAACTGCCGGAACGGTTACTTCAAGCACATCAGTGATCACAAGTTCTTCGCAAAACACGTTTTGTGTAAACAGCCTAATGAACAACGTATTGAATACACAAGTAACTCCAAACTTACAGAGTCAaatcaatgaaattcaaaaCCAATTGATACAAGCTGCAGCATCTTCAGTCTCTCTAGCACCAACTTCTGCTCCTGTGATAAGTCAAAGCTATATGACTACTCACCCACATACGCTGATATCGACGTCCAGCATAACTACACCAATTGTGACAACTACCATCACTTCGCCCGTCACAACTTCTATGATTATTTCACCAAGCAAACCGTCAGTTACACCATCTAAAAAGAAATCTGGGGGAAGCAAGAAGAATGGCAAAAAATTGGTTGATAAGACATTCGAAACAATCAACACTTCAGTTCCAACACaaattggaaacattcaaaTCTCACAAATAGATGGAACAACGGTAAATAATAACAAGACAACCAAAGGAGCAATTAACAATCAGATTCAAATAACACCCATACTGGATAACAAAGCTCCTGGGCATCAGTTTCAAGGACACATGCAATCAACAAACACGGTTCAGATAAACCCAACATCTATTGTGCAACCAACGCAGCCAATACAAACTATTCCTAATCAAGCATCGACCTTACCTCAACCAGTACAACAAAATTCTACGTTGCAACCTCAACATTTGCAGTTACCAACAGCACCTCCCCAAATACAACAACCGTCTGCACAAGGCATTCTTTCGCAACTTACGGGGGCTTTGAGTTTGTCGCTTGCAGAAAACAACCATTTAATACTCAAGCATGACATAAACAGTCCTCAGGACAGTCAATCTCAGATGATACTTCAAGCAATCCTATCCGGAGCGCTAGGAAACGTAAGTTTGGTGAATGAACCATCGAAACCCACACCGCCATCGAATCCTGCTCCAATGGTTTCTCAGCCAGCACCAGTAACAGCAATTCAACAACCTCCCAAAACCATTGCTGCTGTTAGCGGTCAAATACAGCAGAAGAATGTTATTGTTACGAATACGCAGAATCATCCGAACGCCAGCGGTCAGTTTATGCCATCTTTCAGTCCCCAGTCATCAAGCATTGTTACGTCGTCAAGTTCAACACCAATTATTCAACAACCCCAGCAACATCAGCAACCACCGCAACTAGTTCATCAGCATCATGCAATCCATACCCAACCATCACATGTGACTCAAAGTCTCAAAGAAGTGCGAAAACATGAGTCTATTCCTGTTGAGCCACCTCAGCCGGCACCTCAACCTCCACCTCCTCAGCAGACGATAGTTATAAATTCGAATGCCCCAAAAATCGTGGAGTTGCCTAAAATTGAACCCAATCAACAGTTGTTCTCTCTAAATACTCTAACGAATCAAATAACCCAGCTAAGCCCAGGTCAAACTACCGCTGCTCTAGGACCAATGGAGCGTCTCCTGATAGTTCCAACAGGGATTAACTCCCAACAATTAGCGCAATGTCTACTACAGGGACAAattcatttcaataatattgGGCCAGTAACGCAATCCAGTGATCCCAAGCTACATTCAGCACCACCTTTACCACCACAACCTCCCCCAATGCAGCAACCCATATTCCAAggtcagcagcagcagcaacaacaacagcttgtgattcaaaataatccaaatttTAAACCGAATCAAGTTCCATCAACTGTGCCTGCCGTCGCCAACAAACAAGTGGTCAACCACCAAATCAAGGCGGAAAAACCAAAACGAAGTCGATCCAAGAAATCTGACAAACAACCAGCTAAGACTAGTTTGGTTAAAGTAAATCCGGTGAGCAGTGGCCTACCGCCCAACGTAATACTTCAACCAGGGCAACATGCCCAGCCAATTCTGGCCGAAGATGGCACCAAAATTGGAACGAAAATAGTAGGAATGGTGAATCCGAACAACTTTGTAACGAATCCAGTTCCTACAGCGTCGGCACCACCTATTGCACAGGTTCAACCTCAACAGCAAATTCAAATCGGTACCAAAATAACGAACAATAAAACCTTGACCACATCGGTAGTCAGTGCTGCGGGAGCAATCCAGTGCAATAATCTTATTGTGACTCATGCTAGTAATGCGGCCAACGGTACAACCGCTATTAACAGCAGTAACCTTAGTATTAGCAGCAACAATAGCAGCAGTAGTAGCAGTAGTGTAAATGTGTGTGTTCAACCGAATAATGTTTTAAGTGGTAGCAGTTTAAGTACTACTAGTAGTAAAAAAGGAAAAGTCCATCCTCAACCAACAACGCAATCGATGATGATGAACCAAATGCCTCCCTTGGTTAGTGTCAATTCGGGATCGATACCAACCACCAATTCAACAATCGGAGCACCCAGTTTAGTTCCCAGAGTTCAAACAATCCAGTTGACACCACAAAAACAACAACTCCTGAAAAACGTGCAACAGCAGATTCAAATTTTGTCAGCAaaactgcaaaatgtaaatttgCTTTCGACGCTGAACATTCCAGCAGATTTTGATAATAATAACCCAACCTACAACAAACCACTGCCGATACTTTCAAACATCCAAGGTATGACAGATTCAGAAATCACGCTGGCACTTCAACGATTGTTTATAGAGCAGCAAAAGATACTTGCAACAGGAAAGATCATTCCAACAATAACCACAGGGCATGCTCTGCCAGTTCCACCTCCTCCTACTCCAATCATTGGAGCGCCAAATTCCGGAGGAGCTGTCATGAGCAATGACCTTAAGCCGCATCAAGCAATTGTTTCCCCAATAACCGTTACACCAACATCGGCTAATGCAGCTGTTTACCAAGGTGGAGCCAACATACAAACTATTCCATCGCCTATACAGATTAGTTCACCGCAGGTTGTGAAACAAGATACGATGATTCCTACTACATCGGCATCAAACTATGCAAGTACAATCGTTACCAGTAGCAATTCATCAATGTCGATTACCATCACTAACAGTCTGCCAATCCAGCAAGCGCGAGGAACTCAGCCCAAGCTATCTGGTACATCCGGTACCTCCATCATTCCTATTAGTACTGCTTTGCCACCCCAAACAAGCGTTACTATCACACAAGCTCCTCAGATGGTGAGCCCATCAATTGTGAAACCAAATGCAAAAATTGCACCTCCTCAACATCAAATAATCTTGAACAACAAAAACATCACCCTTACCAGTACGCCCAGTAACATCCCGATGCCTTCATTGGTTCCGACACAACCTCATCATCCTCAGTCTATGAGCGTTACCAAAATCGAACTTCCACCGACACCTCCACCATCATTGTTGTCCAGCCAAAATCGCTCAAATACTCCAGTGCCACCTCCTCTGGTACCAACGTCCATGTCGATAAACAACCAGAACAAACACTTCACCGGCCAATCCATTGTAATAGTAAGTGGATCTCAGGCGATATTGACTAACTCCTTGCCACAAAATGTCACTGGTGTCGGTATCAATTCTAAGACATCCATAATTCCAACATCGGTTGGTAACGTCACCGTACAGCCAAACCCTTCGCTCCAATTTCAACTGCAGCAACCACAACAACCGATGAATATTGTTCCACCTCCTCTGATAACAATGGCTTCAGCTCCCGCCATGGCTGCGTCTTCGGTGATAACAACTACTGCTGGTATCCAGCAAGCATCGAGTAGCGTTATGGTCACGCCCGTTTCAACACTCCCGTCGACGTCTGCTTCTAACAATGGAATATCTGGACCAGAACAATCCGTCCCGTGCAGCAGTATTCCAGTTCCCATTTCGTGTAGTGTTACCAGCACTTCCACCACAAGCAGCAGTTTCAGCAGCAGCACGGTGACACCATCAGCGCCACCAATAGTCACTACGACCATTCCAGGCAACCACAAGCCTGTAGTGGTAGTAGCACGATCAAGTTT ATTTGAAAGACAAATCTCGGTAGATCAAGATGCTTGCACCAGACCTGACACAACGACGCCTTTTTTGAACAAGCAAGATGCAGTAAAACGATTGATTAGGTATCACTGCATGTACGAGGAACGATGTGAGGAAAACGAGGACGAAGAAAATGCTTTCAAGGCAATGGCGCAAGAGTTTCCAGTCATATACAGAAACATGGTCAACAAGTACCAATACCTGTTAATGCAGGAATCAATG CGTCATGTTCGAACCGCAGAGTTGATGATGGTTGACCGAATGCTCAACTCGGATGTTGAGAATGAGATACTCGAAATGCAATTGAAAATCAACGAGTATATGAACCCAAGCTTGAATGAGCTCCATATGAACGTTGAATCTCAACAGGCACATCCTATGCACCTACAAGGCCAAGCATTGCAGCAACCCCCAATACCAGTGACGGTTGAAGAATATAAAGTTAAAAAGGAAGAAATTCAAAATATCGGCTCTCCACATGCACCACAATATCTACCGGAAGGATCCAACTCCTGTAGCATGCAGCCAAGTACTTCAAATACTAGCTTACTAGCGATAAAAACAGAAATAAAATCGGAAGGGAATCCCACGGACGAATTGGTAGCATACAGGCATCATAGTTCTTCTTCACAGCATCATACTGTCCAGCTGGCATCAACGATAGTCAAAAGCAATGCAATGAAACCTTCATCCGAGATACTCAAGAAAGAGATGGACAGCTTCGATGATATTGAGAGTGAGATTACTCCGAGTTTCATAATGAAAAAATGTGATAGTGTGCCTCCTGTAACAGTTGCACAACAAGCTCCTCCTGCACCACCTTCTCTGAGCTATTTTAACCATGTTGGGGAAAGTCACAACGTGAATCAGAACCCTTCAGCTAGGATAGATGTGAACAGAGCTAGTGAGTCTTACGATGAGTGGCTATGTATTCAAAAAGAACTCAACTTACCTAGTGAGAGGCGGGAACACCTGGCTAAGAATATAAAAAGCCCAGAGGAAGAAATCATAGAAAAGCAACTAGATGATCTGTTCAACCCTTCGAGTGAGGGTAAAGATAGCGAAGTTAGTCGTAGTCAAGTAGATTCTCCTCTCGCCGATTTCTTCAACGCTCATCAACAGGATTCGGGTGTTGGTGGAAGCGCAGGGGGATCAAGCGTGCCCTCAGATAAGTCTGTTGAGAATCGATTAGAGGCATTGTTCGGCAGCACACCTTTGCATAACAGAAGTTCAGAGGACAACTCACCGGAAGCAGTCGATGAAAAACAGAACAATTTGATGGAAACTAGATTGGAAGCGTTGTTCCAATCTGGAGAGAGCGCCTTGGACAATTCTAGTTTCCTACACAAAACCAATAACTTTGAGATGATCCAGACacaaataactcaaaaacgacaTTGGAACACATCAGAGTGTGACTGGGAAGATAGTGGCAGTTCCGGTAAGAGACAATGTCTGCCTGGGAACCCCAGTAGAGCTCACGACGATGATCACCGATGGTTACTCGAATGCACTCAGGCTCAGAATCAATCCCATTCAAATCATCATATTGCAGGACTTCGGGGTCATACACAGGTTCAACAGGATGTCAATGCACTCAATGCAGGTAATAATCACATTCTTAACGATAATGGTAATGGTAACGGGCACATACCTAACACTAATACAAGTACTAGTGGTAGCTCAACTAACACAAAGCGCACTTCTTGGAATGGTGATATTCTTCTCGCTTCGGCGACCGGTGATCTTGATATGCTCGATACTAACCTGAGTCTTAGTCTGAATAATCTCAACAGTATGTGTGGCTCAGTGGGTATTATGACAAGCGACGCCCCTTCGTCGCATCATGGATCTATCAAATCGTCTAAAAATTGCTTTCATTCGCCGGTTCTCGGTGCAGAAAACTGTGATGATACTAATCTAATTGGTCTCGGCACTGGTGGTGGTCTTAACAATTCTAGTCATTCTCATAGTCAAAGCAGTAAGCTAAATTATATCGATCGTGATATTTTAGGACTTGATGGATCAAACGACACTTCCAAATCATCCCACCAACAGTCTATGCCGCACTCCGTGGCTAATGATCTCCAACATCAACTAAGTCACATTAACTTCGATGCAAGTGGTGGTCAGCTAAATTTCGACGATGACATAAATCGCCAGGTTCAAAATGCAATCGACTCAATTCTGAATCTCCAAAGCAACGACTCCGAGGCAGCTCTGCACTTTTCTCTCGATCAATCGTTCCTAGCTGATAGTCCACAATCTGTTCAGCGACCTCCGTCGTCAAATAAACGAAAGTACCATCATATCAACAGAATGGACGATATCAATGATTGCCTCAGTGCGGTAATGGATGACGGTGGTGACAATCACGGTGTTCATAACCATCatcaacagcaacaacaacagcatcTCCAGAACCATTTCAACCACGTACACCATCAATCGCACAATCATCAACAGCTACTTCATCACCATCAGCATCATCAAGCGCAAACCGAAGGAGCATCTCCAGTGGTCGACGAAGCTGGCACTTCGACTGGCGATGGTAGAGCGAATACGGACCTTCCAGTTAAGACGATCATCAAATCTTGA